The proteins below come from a single Miscanthus floridulus cultivar M001 chromosome 1, ASM1932011v1, whole genome shotgun sequence genomic window:
- the LOC136537615 gene encoding protein PHYTOCHROME-DEPENDENT LATE-FLOWERING-like — translation MGISFKLSKVGVRVHPAARSASAALAQAAEAEKPGAGEEGSLSESRREDNFVERGKDVNGIKILPACSKEILPDHEVSFTFSLYERGYLISKSASMDPSQISIQDGKTLHPYDRASEKLFSAIEAGRLPGDILDEIPSKYYNGSVVCEIRDYRKHVSNEAPASSAELGLPIVNKVRLRMTFENVVKDITLLSDDSWTYRDFVEAEARIVRALQPELCLDPTPKLDRLCQDPVPHKLSLGIGKKRRLRQNPEVVVTSSNMSHGKKVCIDRLPENAKVDEMGITSSNAAQQVGDNITIQNISVLGGSQTPRPNNSSQDAARMHLSQSGLQQALSYSAAGNDRMAGLPANFSGINSSISSPQSMIGYNDTVAANGLLSVKREMQDAPLQDPKRIKPTGGIDHVQQQQIRPQPLGGQEMQWKNHQLHPQLDVKGMQYASSLSGQRYPSSMMSNMQDPGSSLYFNHQHNLRYGAKQEQMDGSDKSKDALQSMAPESSMLDQQQSQAQHLPQQSAARNNVPNMGQWQNTRFAAEKDLKKEEIIPRRKLAPSSRAPSGPMVQSPVSSKSGEISSSSMGGQFGSAVTSAVIGVQKDKFAANSNAAVGFPSVASSPSDSMHRIQQPAVASSKRKTNSVPKTQPPVSAVGSPASVSNMHAPLNASSPSIGTTPMGDQAILDKFAKIDNISHRFQLFNKKNKVDKISQKKTITNQSHQDVARCLNSCFHSENYKDTTRPLCNSMISGTINTCKTRVINFVSTNRMYQGHSRPFQVIFKETSDETVKMQYGDLEDFDGPNSYDCVFILPTKYYADLLAEQLIPLMLQDGHSKADDKVLRGTPLANLSTLSGILPDNLVSDVKQEGGVSQQLNAAAHANVAPGTQMQQLPVNRMLSSASSNQVLAMQQGYMQGAAMPPRSQQLDHNLVQQPQQQQSQQQPLQQTAQAQMQQPSSLPLNQMQRPQLLPTSPLSQMLGPGSNLPMGSSQIGNNKAPPTSLQLQMLQAQQQQPMSRKVMMGLGSAMNMGNMVNNVGLGSLGNVMGMGNVRPISSPMGTMSGLGNNSNPMNMGMASNLAGLRPGMNPATFAKMRMGLAQQRAAGMYSGMVGMPGSSSPILPSSAGLSMMGQPLNRSNLGPLQRAMLSSMGPPKMPGGNFQLNPQQQMQLQQQLQQQQLQQNPQQQQQLHQNPQQQQQQMQQLQQQQQIQQQLQQQQLQQQLQQQQQQQQQMGSPLKQAQVGSPAGSQQSLMMQQQQQQISPQQMGQQAAMSPQLSSGTLQQMSNNVANPVATPGPPPSPQLSSQTHGSVNSIANSPMEQLQGANKGGPGSM, via the exons ATGGGGATCTCGTTCAAGCTGTCGAAGGTCGGGGTCCGCGTGCACCCGGCCGCGCGCTCGGCGTCCGCGGCGCTGGCACAGGCGGCGGAGGCGGAAAAGCCGGGCGCGGGGGAGGAGGGGTCCCTGTCTGAGTCGAGACGCGAG GACAACTTCGTTGAGAGAGGAAAAGATGTCAATGGCATCAAAATTTTACCAGCGTGCTCCAAGGAAATTTTGCCAG ATCATGAGGTTTCTTTCACATTTAGCCTCTATGAGAGAGGTTATCTCATTTCAAAGTCAGCATCT ATGGATCCGAGTCAGATCTCAATTCAGGACGGCAAAACACTGCATCCCTATGATAGAGCATCGGAAAAGTTATTCTCT GCCATTGAAGCTGGGAGGCTACCTGGCGATATTCTTGATGAGATACCAAGCAAGTACTATAATGGATCAGTTGTTTGTGAG ATACGTGACTACCGAAAGCATGTGTCCAACGAAGCGCCTGCATCATCTGCTGAGCTAGGATTACCTATTGTGAATAAAGTACGACTGCGAATGACCTTTGAGAATGTTGTGAAGGACATTACCCTTCTATCTGATGATTCCTGGACTTACAGGGATTTTGTG GAAGCTGAGGCTCGCATTGTGAGAGCTCTACAACCAGAACTTTGCTTAGACCCTACACCTAAACTTGATCGACTTTGTCAGGATCCTGTTCCGCATAAG TTGAGCCTCGGTATAGGAAAAAAGAGGAGGCTGAGGCAAAATCCTGAAGTTGTTGTCACATCCAGTAACATGTCTCATGGTAAAAAGGTTTGCATTGATAGGTTACCTGAAAATGCCAAAGTTGATGAGATGGGCATCACTAGCAGTAATGCAGCTCAGCAGGTTGGTGATAACATTACCATCCAAAATATCTCGGTCTTGGGTGGTTCTCAGACACCTAGACCAAATAATTCTTCACAAGATGCTGCCAGAATGCATTTGTCCCAATCTGGTCTACAGCAAGCCTTAAGTTATTCTGCTGCTGGTAATGATCGTATGGCAGGACTGCCTGCGAATTTTTCTGGAATCAATTCAAGCATTTCATCTCCTCAGAGCATGATTGGTTACAATGACACTGTGGCTGCCAATGGCCTTCTATCTGTGAAGAGGGAAATGCAAGATGCCCCGCTTCAAGATCCTAAGAGAATAAAGCCAACTGGTGGCATTGATCATGTACAGCAGCAGCAGATAAGGCCTCAACCCCTTGGTGGGCAGGAGATGCAATGGAAGAACCATCAACTACATCCACAATTAGATGTCAAGGGGATGCAGTATGCATCTTCACTGAGTGGTCAGAGATATCCTTCTTCGATGATGAGCAACATGCAAGATCCAGGATCTTCCTTATATTTCAATCATCAGCATAATTTGAGATATGGTGCTAAGCAAGAGCAGATGGATGGTTCTGATAAGTCGAAAGACGCCTTGCAGTCTATGGCACCTGAAAGTTCCATGCTGGATCAGCAGCAATCCCAGGCTCAACATTTACCACAGCAATCAGCGGCAAGAAACAATGTTCCAAACATGGGACAGTGGCAAAATACTCGGTTCGCAGCTGAGAAGGACTTGAAAAAAGAAGAAATAATTCCAAGAAGAAAATTAGCACCTAGCTCTCGTGCCCCTTCTGGGCCTATGGTTCAGTCTCCAGTGTCCTCGAAATCTGGAGAGATATCAAGCAGTTCAATGGGTGGCCAGTTTGGTTCTGCTGTGACATCAGCTGTAATAGGGGTACAGAAAGATAAATTTGCTGCAAATTCCAATGCTGCAGTTGGATTTCCTTCTGTAGCTTCCAGTCCTAGTGATTCCATGCACCGAATACAACAGCCAGCTGTTGCTTCCTCCAAGAGGAAAACAAATTCTGTCCCCAAAACTCAACCGCCTGTGAGTGCTGTTGGGTCTCCAGCCAGTGTTTCAAACATGCATGCTCCGCTGAATGCGAGCAGCCCATCGATTGGAACCACACCTATGGGAGACCAAGCAATCCTTGATAAATTTGCAAAAATTGATAATATTTCCCATCG GTTCCAGCTTTTCAATaagaagaacaaggttgataaAATATCTCAAAAGAAAACCATTACCAATCAAAGTCATCAAGATGTAGCTAGATGTCTCAATAGTTGTTTCCATTCTGAGAATTATAAAGATACAACAAGACCTCTTTGTAATTCTATGATTAGTGGAACTATAAACACGTGCAAGACTAGAGTGATAAACTTTGTGAGCACAAACCGCATGTACCAAG GTCATTCAAGGCCATTCCAGGTTATTTTCAAGGAAACGTCGGATGAAACTGTAAAAATGCAATATGGAGATCTAGAAGATTTTGATGGTCCGAATTCATATGATTGTGTATTCATATTACCGACAAAG TACTATGCCGACTTGCTTGCAGAGCAGCTTATTCCCCTT ATGTTGCAAGATGGGCATTCTAAAGCTGATGATAAAGTCTTGCGTGGCACCCCCCTTGCTAACCTCAGTACACTATCTGGAATTTTACCAGACAATTTAGTGAGTGATGTAAAGCAAGAGGGAGGTGTAAGCCAACAACTTAATGCTGCAGCCCATGCAAATGTGGCACCTGGAACACAGATGCAACAGCTTCCTGTCAATAGGATGCTATCATCTGCAAGTAGCAACCAGGTTCTAGCAATGCAGCAAGGTTATATGCAAGGGGCAGCCATGCCTCCAAGGAGCCAGCAGCTTGACCACAATTTGGTTcagcagccgcagcagcaacAGTCACAGCAGCAACCACTGCAGCAAACTGCTCAAGCCCAGATGCAGCAACCATCCTCTCTTCCACTGAACCAGATGCAAAGACCTCAGCTTCTCCCCACGAGCCCATTATCTCAGATGTTGGGGCCTGGCTCAAATCTCCCAATGGGCTCAAGTCAGATAGGTAACAATAAGGCTCCTCCTACATCCTTGCAGCTTCAAATGCTACAGGCACAACAGCAACAACCTATGTCTAGGAAAGTGATGATGGGGCTTGGCTCAGCCATGAACATGGGCAATATGGTTAACAATGTTGGTCTTGGCAGCCTTGGTAATGTTATGGGAATGGGCAACGTGCGTCCCATATCCTCCCCCATGGGAACAATGTCAGGCTTAGGTAACAATTCAAATCCAATGAACATGGGAATGGCATCCAACCTTGCTGGACTTCGGCCAGGTATGAACCCTGCTACTTTTGCCAAGATGCGTATGGGGTTGGCACAACAAAGGGCAGCAGGCATGTATTCTGGAATGGTTGGAATGCCTGGAAGCAGCTCTCCAATCCTTCCTAGTTCAGCTGGCTTATCTATGATGGGCCAGCCGCTAAACAGAAGCAACCTTGGTCCCCTGCAGAGGGCCATGTTGTCGTCTATGGGCCCTCCAAAAATGCCAGGAGGTAACTTTCAGCTGAACCCTCAACAGCAAATGCAGCTCCAGCAgcagttgcagcagcagcagctccaacAGAACccccagcaacagcagcagctccATCAGAacccgcagcagcagcaacaacaaatgCAGCAGCTACAGCAACAGCAACAAATACAGCAAcaactgcagcagcagcagctccaacaacaactgcagcagcagcagcagcaacaacagcaaATGGGATCTCCGTTAAAGCAGGCACAGGTGGGCTCACCTGCTGGCTCGCAGCAGTCGCTGatgatgcagcagcagcagcagcagataagCCCACAGCAAATGGGACAGCAGGCTGCAATGAGCCCCCAGTTGAGCTCAGGAACTCTGCAGCAAATGAGCAATAACGTGGCCAACCCTGTAGCCACTCCAGGCCCTCCCCCAAGCCCGCAGCTGAGCTCCCAGACCCATGGGTCAGTCAACAGCATAGCTAACTCCCCGATGGAGCAGCTGCAAGGCGCCAATAAGGGAGGTCCTGGTAGCATGTAA